In a genomic window of Streptomyces pristinaespiralis:
- a CDS encoding ABC transporter ATP-binding protein, with amino-acid sequence MATPESPLDHRYRGEHPVRTLRYLFRPERARLAGAVAVFFGKHTPVWLLPPVTANIIDVVVEQRPISELWWNCAVMLVVLALNLPLHLLYVHWMHGSVRRVGRDLRSALVQRMQQLSIGFHTRTSSSVLHAKVIRDVETLETGVQQAADNGLTAAATLTGGLAVIAVVTPAFLPVFVVLVPASALIVVTLRSRLRDRNASFRRSVERLSSSVSEMTTLIPITRAHALERTALRRVDHDLDTVLREGSRLDLLNGRFGSLSWMVLNTLGMGCLAGAALVAYYGWLDITPGAVVMLSAYFSSLTGSVTTLLTLAPVIGKALESVRSVGEVLQAPDLEENDGKEHVAAVAGEFRFEGVSLTYDDDGGDRPALDRLDLTVPAGQTVALVGGSGAGKSTVLNLVLGFHRATGGRILLDGRDLADLDLRSYRRFLSVVPQESILFEGSIRDNVAYGLPDVDERAIRRALADANAAEFVDRLPHGLDTVVGERGARLSGGQRQRLAIARALIRDPRVLVLDEATSALDAHSEALIQQALARLVAGRTVFIVAHRLSTIKNADRIVVLEHGRVQEAGTHAELLARAGAYARLQSAQMS; translated from the coding sequence ATGGCCACGCCGGAGAGTCCGCTCGACCACCGGTACCGCGGTGAGCATCCCGTCCGCACACTGCGCTATCTCTTCCGGCCCGAACGCGCCCGCCTGGCAGGCGCGGTCGCCGTGTTCTTCGGCAAGCACACCCCTGTGTGGCTCCTGCCGCCGGTGACGGCGAACATCATCGACGTCGTGGTGGAGCAGCGCCCCATATCCGAGCTGTGGTGGAACTGCGCCGTCATGCTCGTCGTCCTCGCGCTCAACCTGCCGCTGCATCTGCTCTACGTGCACTGGATGCACGGCTCCGTCCGCCGTGTCGGCCGCGATCTGCGGTCGGCACTCGTCCAGCGCATGCAGCAGCTGTCCATCGGCTTCCACACCCGCACGAGCTCCTCCGTGCTGCACGCGAAGGTGATCCGCGACGTGGAGACCCTGGAGACCGGCGTGCAGCAGGCGGCGGACAACGGCCTGACCGCCGCGGCCACCCTCACCGGCGGGCTGGCCGTCATCGCCGTCGTCACGCCCGCCTTCCTGCCCGTGTTCGTCGTCCTGGTCCCGGCCTCGGCCCTCATCGTGGTGACCCTCCGGTCCCGTCTGCGCGACCGTAACGCCTCCTTCCGCCGTTCCGTGGAGCGGCTGTCGTCCAGCGTCAGCGAGATGACCACGCTCATCCCCATCACCCGTGCCCACGCCCTGGAACGCACGGCCCTGCGCCGGGTCGACCACGACCTCGACACGGTGCTGCGCGAAGGCTCACGGCTGGATCTCCTCAACGGGCGGTTCGGGTCGCTGTCCTGGATGGTCCTCAACACCCTCGGCATGGGCTGCCTGGCCGGCGCCGCCCTCGTCGCCTACTACGGCTGGCTCGACATCACACCGGGCGCCGTGGTCATGCTCAGCGCCTACTTCTCCAGCCTCACCGGCTCCGTCACCACCCTGCTGACCCTGGCGCCCGTCATCGGCAAGGCGCTCGAGTCCGTGCGGTCCGTCGGTGAGGTCCTCCAGGCCCCGGACCTGGAGGAGAACGACGGCAAGGAACATGTCGCCGCCGTGGCGGGGGAGTTCCGCTTCGAGGGCGTGAGCCTCACCTACGACGACGACGGTGGCGACCGGCCGGCCCTCGACCGCCTCGATCTCACCGTTCCCGCCGGACAGACCGTCGCCCTCGTCGGCGGCTCCGGCGCCGGCAAGTCCACCGTGCTCAATCTCGTGCTCGGCTTCCACCGCGCGACCGGTGGCCGGATCCTCCTCGACGGCCGCGACCTCGCGGACCTGGACCTGCGCAGCTACCGGCGGTTCCTCTCCGTCGTCCCGCAGGAGTCGATCCTCTTCGAGGGCAGCATCCGCGACAACGTCGCCTACGGGCTGCCGGACGTGGACGAGCGGGCCATCCGCCGCGCCCTGGCCGACGCCAACGCGGCCGAGTTCGTCGACCGCCTTCCCCACGGCCTCGACACCGTGGTCGGTGAGCGCGGTGCCCGCCTGTCCGGCGGGCAGCGCCAGCGGCTGGCCATCGCGAGGGCGCTGATCCGCGACCCGCGCGTGCTGGTCCTCGACGAGGCGACCTCGGCGCTCGACGCCCACTCGGAGGCCCTGATCCAGCAGGCCCTGGCCCGACTGGTCGCGGGCCGTACGGTGTTCATCGTCGCCCACCGGCTGTCGACCATCAAGAACGCCGACCGGATCGTGGTCCTGGAACACGGCCGCGTCCAGGAGGCGGGCACGCACGCGGAACTGCTGGCGCGGGCCGGAGCCTACGCCCGCCTCCAGAGCGCACAGATGTCCTGA
- a CDS encoding serine hydrolase domain-containing protein, whose translation MPLHNRSARRRLPVVALLAAACLAGTATAPVQAGEHPDAGHDSTLRRQLRELISAPGGPPGAIAVLERGHDTQVVRAGVADVAAGRLPRTTDHMRIASTAKAYSGAVALRLVDRGELRLDDTIGRRLPDLPRAWHEVTLRQLLDHTSGLPDYSADREFQDLLLADPRRRFDSRRLLDFVADEPLAFPPGSRYRYSNSGNIAVALMAEAATGSRYEELLDRLVYRPLHLRNTSLPQGYRMPRPYLHGYDVTPPDPPEDVSELLSASGVWASGGIVSTPEDMTSFVRGHASGALISKNTLREQRRWIDGASEPAGPGDNEAGLAIFRYKTRCGVVYGHTGNFPGYTQLIAATGDGSRSLTFSINTQVNQQNKPVLLAKLRAIQENFVCALLRE comes from the coding sequence ATGCCGCTGCACAACAGATCCGCCCGCCGCCGGCTGCCTGTCGTGGCCCTCCTGGCAGCTGCCTGTCTGGCCGGGACCGCGACCGCCCCCGTCCAGGCGGGGGAGCACCCCGACGCCGGCCACGACAGCACGCTCCGGCGTCAGTTGCGCGAGCTGATCTCCGCGCCAGGCGGGCCGCCCGGCGCGATCGCGGTCCTCGAGCGCGGCCACGACACGCAGGTCGTGCGCGCAGGTGTAGCCGACGTCGCCGCCGGCCGCCTTCCGAGGACCACGGACCACATGCGCATCGCCAGCACGGCCAAGGCCTACAGCGGAGCCGTCGCGCTGCGACTCGTGGACCGGGGGGAGCTGCGCCTCGACGACACCATCGGCCGACGGCTGCCCGACCTGCCGCGCGCCTGGCACGAGGTGACGCTCCGCCAGTTGCTCGACCACACCAGCGGGCTGCCCGACTACTCGGCCGACCGGGAGTTCCAGGACCTGCTGCTCGCCGACCCGCGTCGCCGCTTCGACTCCCGCCGGCTCCTCGACTTCGTCGCGGACGAGCCGCTCGCGTTCCCGCCCGGCTCGCGCTACCGGTACTCCAACTCCGGCAACATCGCCGTGGCCCTGATGGCGGAGGCGGCGACGGGCAGCCGCTACGAGGAACTCCTGGACAGGCTCGTGTACCGCCCGCTGCACCTGCGGAACACGAGCCTCCCGCAGGGCTACCGCATGCCCCGGCCCTACCTGCACGGCTACGACGTCACCCCGCCCGACCCGCCGGAGGACGTCAGCGAGCTGCTCAGCGCCTCCGGCGTCTGGGCTTCCGGCGGCATCGTCTCGACGCCCGAGGACATGACGTCCTTCGTCCGCGGTCACGCGAGCGGTGCGCTGATCTCGAAGAACACGCTCCGCGAGCAGCGCCGCTGGATCGACGGCGCCTCCGAACCGGCAGGCCCCGGTGACAACGAGGCAGGCCTCGCGATCTTCCGCTACAAGACCCGCTGCGGTGTCGTGTACGGACACACGGGCAACTTCCCCGGCTACACGCAGTTGATCGCCGCCACGGGGGACGGCAGCCGCTCACTCACGTTCTCGATCAACACTCAGGTGAACCAGCAGAACAAGCCGGTCCTGCTGGCGAAACTCAGGGCCATCCAGGAGAACTTCGTCTGCGCACTGCTCCGCGAGTAG
- a CDS encoding lamin tail domain-containing protein, translated as MSAASTSRRIAATVLAAGAVVSAVALPASAHDGDRRHRQDARVEISAVQTGDRDRGHRSNRALNAEWVEITNNGRRPVDLDGWTLRDRDGNRYRFDDYRLAGRSTVRVHTGMGRDTRTDLYQDRRHSVWDERSDKATLLDHRGHTVDTEAWGRNHRR; from the coding sequence ATGTCTGCTGCTTCAACCTCCCGTCGCATCGCGGCGACCGTTCTCGCCGCCGGTGCCGTCGTCTCGGCCGTCGCACTGCCGGCCTCCGCCCACGACGGCGACCGTCGGCACCGCCAGGACGCGCGGGTCGAGATCAGTGCCGTGCAGACCGGCGACCGCGACCGCGGCCACCGCTCCAACCGGGCGCTGAACGCCGAGTGGGTCGAGATCACCAACAACGGCCGCCGTCCGGTCGACCTCGACGGCTGGACCCTGCGCGACCGCGACGGCAACCGGTACCGCTTCGACGACTACCGTCTCGCCGGCCGCTCGACGGTCCGTGTCCACACCGGCATGGGGCGCGACACCCGCACCGACCTCTACCAGGACCGCCGCCACTCGGTCTGGGACGAGCGCTCCGACAAGGCGACGCTGCTCGACCACCGCGGCCACACCGTCGACACCGAGGCCTGGGGGCGTAACCACCGCCGCTGA
- a CDS encoding carbohydrate ABC transporter permease, protein MTTAPQTNLPPREPAPRRTDEARWTDASRQNPRAGRIGRALVYLSLVAGSLVVLLPLVVVFLTSLKTSGEVADGGALSLPGDWLNFGNYATAFSDGKMLTAFGNTAFILLFSITGTVIIGSMTAYAIDRFHFRAKKLVMALFLIATLVPGVTTQVATFQVVNSFGLFDSRWAPILLYMGTDIVSIYIFLQFVRGIPISLDEAARLDGANSFTVYRKVILPLLKPAIATVVIIKGITVYNDFYIPFLYMPSQELGTISTALFRFKGPFGAHWENISAGAILVILPTLAIFLFLQRYIYNGFAQGATK, encoded by the coding sequence ATGACCACGGCCCCGCAGACGAACCTGCCACCGCGGGAGCCCGCGCCCCGGCGGACGGACGAGGCCCGGTGGACGGACGCGTCCCGGCAAAACCCCCGAGCGGGCCGCATCGGCCGGGCGCTGGTGTACCTGTCGCTGGTCGCCGGCTCGCTGGTGGTGCTGCTGCCCCTTGTCGTCGTCTTCCTCACCTCGCTCAAGACCTCCGGCGAGGTGGCCGACGGCGGTGCGCTCTCCCTGCCGGGGGACTGGCTCAACTTCGGCAACTACGCGACCGCGTTCTCCGACGGGAAGATGCTGACCGCGTTCGGGAACACCGCGTTCATCCTGCTCTTCTCGATCACCGGCACGGTGATCATCGGCTCCATGACCGCGTACGCGATCGACCGCTTCCACTTCCGCGCGAAGAAGCTGGTCATGGCGCTGTTCCTTATCGCCACACTGGTGCCGGGTGTCACCACGCAGGTCGCCACCTTCCAAGTGGTCAACAGCTTCGGCCTGTTCGACAGCCGGTGGGCGCCGATCCTGCTCTACATGGGCACGGACATCGTCTCGATCTACATCTTCCTGCAGTTCGTCCGGGGCATCCCGATCTCCCTCGACGAAGCCGCACGGCTGGACGGCGCGAACTCCTTCACCGTCTACCGCAAGGTCATCCTGCCGCTGCTCAAGCCGGCGATCGCGACGGTGGTGATCATCAAGGGGATCACCGTCTACAACGACTTCTACATCCCCTTCCTCTACATGCCGTCCCAGGAACTGGGCACGATCTCCACCGCCCTGTTCCGCTTCAAAGGGCCCTTCGGGGCCCACTGGGAGAACATCTCGGCCGGCGCGATCCTGGTGATCCTGCCGACCCTGGCCATCTTCCTGTTCCTGCAGCGGTACATCTACAACGGTTTCGCCCAAGGCGCGACCAAGTAG
- a CDS encoding ABC transporter substrate-binding protein, with amino-acid sequence MGKKKTLAGALLAVATLTVAGCSGGGTPSAETATAPAEPHEVSGKITVLTHRTDLVQSGAMDAYAAEFKKTYPNVRVKFEGLTDYEGEVKIRMNTDDYGDVLMIPAAVAKNDYPKFFAPLGPTEELTAKYRFSDKTDVGGKVYGIAQFGTANGFVYNKSVWKKAGVTKWPTTPAEFLAGLRAIKSRTDAVPYYTNFKDGWPLVQWGGNIGSVTCDGDAGNKLAGPVSPWKQGGELNVSDTLLHDIVKGGLAEKDPNTTNWEASKGMVAKGEIGAMMLGSWSITQMRDAAEKAGAKPDDIGFMPFPAQKDGKFCATVVSDYQQAVNIHSEHKGAARAWIDWFTEKSGYSAKEGAVPTVKSAAMPDTLKDFVDNDVTFVERSESRTGQVNAIDNAAEIGLNTPDYRQKLVDIARGAQSGSLQEFFADLDKRWDEAAKTAGS; translated from the coding sequence ATGGGGAAGAAGAAGACGCTCGCGGGCGCGCTTCTCGCCGTCGCGACCTTGACCGTCGCGGGGTGCAGTGGCGGAGGGACACCCTCCGCCGAGACGGCGACGGCTCCCGCCGAACCGCACGAGGTGTCCGGCAAGATCACGGTCCTCACCCACCGCACGGATCTTGTCCAGAGCGGCGCGATGGACGCGTACGCGGCGGAGTTCAAGAAGACCTACCCCAACGTCAGGGTGAAGTTCGAGGGCCTCACCGACTACGAGGGGGAGGTCAAGATCCGGATGAACACCGACGACTACGGTGACGTCCTCATGATCCCGGCCGCCGTGGCAAAGAACGACTACCCGAAGTTCTTCGCGCCCCTCGGCCCCACCGAGGAGCTGACCGCCAAGTACCGCTTCAGCGACAAGACGGACGTCGGCGGCAAGGTCTACGGCATCGCCCAGTTCGGCACGGCCAACGGCTTCGTCTACAACAAGTCGGTCTGGAAGAAGGCCGGCGTCACCAAGTGGCCCACCACTCCGGCCGAGTTCCTCGCCGGACTCCGGGCGATCAAGTCCAGGACCGACGCCGTGCCGTACTACACCAACTTCAAGGACGGCTGGCCCCTGGTCCAGTGGGGCGGCAACATCGGCTCCGTCACCTGTGACGGCGACGCCGGCAACAAGCTGGCGGGCCCCGTCTCCCCCTGGAAGCAGGGCGGTGAGCTCAATGTGAGCGACACGCTCCTGCACGACATCGTCAAGGGCGGGCTGGCCGAGAAGGACCCCAACACCACCAACTGGGAAGCCTCCAAGGGCATGGTGGCCAAGGGTGAGATCGGCGCCATGATGCTCGGCTCCTGGTCGATCACGCAGATGAGGGACGCGGCCGAGAAGGCCGGCGCGAAGCCGGACGACATCGGTTTCATGCCCTTCCCCGCGCAGAAGGACGGCAAGTTCTGCGCCACGGTCGTCTCCGACTATCAGCAGGCCGTCAACATCCACTCCGAGCACAAGGGAGCGGCCCGGGCCTGGATCGACTGGTTCACGGAGAAGTCCGGCTACTCCGCGAAGGAGGGCGCCGTCCCCACCGTGAAGTCGGCCGCCATGCCCGACACGCTCAAGGACTTTGTTGACAACGATGTCACCTTCGTGGAGCGCTCCGAGTCCAGGACAGGGCAGGTCAACGCGATAGACAACGCGGCCGAGATCGGTCTCAACACCCCCGACTACCGGCAGAAACTGGTCGACATCGCCCGCGGCGCCCAGAGCGGCAGCCTCCAGGAGTTCTTCGCGGACCTCGACAAGAGGTGGGACGAGGCAGCGAAGACCGCCGGCTCCTGA
- a CDS encoding carbohydrate ABC transporter permease, which translates to MTETTKTAAARPPRPGTSWRRTGTASAHGTPQRRGRTLRRITPWMFLAVPLALLITFTYVPVGNMIYYSFTDWDGVSPDRNFTGVDNYSQIFTRPELFRVFFVSFYYLAASAVQIVVALYFATVLSFDLRFRNLFKGILFFPYLINGVAIGFVFLYFFQDGGTLDSVLSWFGADTDRAWLGDPTSANTSLAGVSVWRFTGLNFVLFLGAIQSIPGELYEAAQLDGASRWQQFRHIIAPSIKPVLSLSIILAVSGSLSVFEIPYIMTGGATGTSTFVIQTVKLAFQFNKTGLASAAAVVLLVIILLITWIQRRLVPDDKVDLV; encoded by the coding sequence ATGACCGAGACGACAAAGACGGCGGCCGCGCGACCGCCGCGCCCCGGCACTTCCTGGCGCAGGACCGGGACGGCGAGCGCCCACGGCACGCCGCAACGGCGGGGGCGGACGCTGCGCCGGATCACCCCGTGGATGTTCCTGGCCGTGCCCCTGGCGCTCCTGATCACGTTCACCTACGTCCCCGTGGGGAACATGATCTATTACAGCTTCACCGACTGGGACGGCGTCAGCCCGGACCGCAACTTCACCGGAGTCGACAACTACTCCCAGATCTTCACCCGGCCCGAGCTGTTCCGGGTGTTCTTCGTCAGCTTCTACTACCTCGCCGCGTCCGCCGTGCAGATCGTCGTCGCGCTGTACTTCGCGACGGTCCTCAGCTTCGATCTCCGCTTCCGCAACCTGTTCAAGGGGATTCTCTTCTTCCCCTACCTGATCAACGGCGTGGCCATCGGCTTCGTCTTCCTGTACTTCTTCCAGGACGGCGGCACGCTGGACTCGGTCCTCTCCTGGTTCGGCGCCGACACCGACCGTGCCTGGCTCGGCGACCCCACCTCCGCCAACACATCACTGGCCGGCGTGTCCGTCTGGCGGTTCACCGGCCTGAACTTCGTCCTGTTCCTCGGGGCGATCCAGTCCATCCCCGGTGAGCTCTACGAGGCCGCACAGCTGGACGGCGCGAGCAGGTGGCAGCAGTTCCGGCACATCATCGCCCCGAGCATCAAGCCCGTGCTGAGCCTGAGCATCATCCTGGCGGTCTCCGGATCCCTCTCGGTCTTCGAGATCCCCTACATCATGACCGGCGGCGCGACCGGCACCTCGACCTTCGTCATCCAGACGGTCAAGCTCGCCTTCCAGTTCAACAAGACGGGGCTGGCGTCCGCCGCCGCCGTCGTACTGCTTGTGATCATCCTGCTGATCACCTGGATACAGCGCCGTCTCGTACCCGACGACAAGGTGGACCTCGTATGA
- a CDS encoding carbohydrate binding domain-containing protein — protein MKRTPARVLRRPLAAAVAACALLGLTAAVPGPAEPATAPVAAAESTATIFYYTKTKNWSAYNLHYAPDGGSWTTVPGVAMETACADWVKKTVDLGAAAGLKATFNNGSGTWDNNGGKNYALGTGSITVKDGVVAHSDPCAGGEDPDPTPAPGNAATVFFSTHALAWSTANIHYRPAGGAWTAVPGIGMQAACAGWWKQTLDLGPATSLNAAFNNGNGVWDNNNGADYTIGTGTSTVRDNTVTPGATDPCAGEVPDTRAPTAPTRVTASADGVSVVLTWEPSTDDRGVTKYQVTRTGGAGGTVVSDVASTVFSDGGLAERTAYTYTVKAVDAAGNVSAASAAATATTGTRPGTPAAGKPLGTDPRKDPIYFVLTARFNDGDTTNNRGGNQHTTSGNAANNDPMFRGDFKGLVNKLDYIKGLGFSAVWITPVVLNRSDYDYHGYHGWDFYKVDPRLESAGASYQDLINAAHAKGMKIYQDVVYNHSSRWGAKGLFVPTVYGVRDTQWSWYYDEKQPGFEYDGLTVDPKSGKSYYNGDLWSTAEPSGNTCLNWGKPQGTSPAGLTLYNCQWPSPTSGMFPKSLYHNCWIGNWEGEDSRSCWLHDDLADLHTESAQVQNYLIGAYNKYIDMGVDGFRVDTAVHIPRTTWNRRFLPAIQERVTRQHGAEAAKNFFVFGEVAAFVNDKWNRGSVNHSAQFYTWKERKEYALDDAKAALEMYDYEQQAGTASQPTSTNAFLDGNSYHAPDHSRFSGMNVIDMRMHMNFGDAHNAFHNGKDSDDSYNDATYNVVYVDSHDYGPNKGHERYAGGTDAWAENMSLMWTFRGIPTLYYGSEIEFQAGKKIDCGPSCPLATTGRAYYGDHVAGDVRTSGFSKVDSATGAVATTLEKPLVKHVQRLNEIRRAIPALQMGQYSTEGISGGMAFKRRYTSGGTDSFALVTVTDGAVYTGIPNGTYTDAVTGDTRTVTDGRLSVAAPGKGNLRVYVLGGTGKIGTAGPYLK, from the coding sequence ATGAAACGCACTCCTGCCCGGGTGCTCCGACGCCCTCTGGCGGCAGCCGTCGCCGCCTGCGCCCTGCTGGGCCTGACCGCGGCCGTTCCCGGTCCCGCGGAGCCCGCGACCGCCCCGGTGGCGGCGGCCGAGAGCACGGCAACGATCTTCTACTACACGAAGACCAAGAACTGGTCGGCCTACAACCTGCACTACGCCCCTGACGGCGGATCGTGGACCACCGTCCCGGGCGTGGCGATGGAGACCGCCTGCGCGGACTGGGTGAAGAAGACGGTGGACCTCGGCGCCGCGGCCGGCCTCAAGGCCACCTTCAACAACGGCTCCGGCACATGGGACAACAACGGCGGCAAGAACTACGCCCTCGGCACCGGCAGCATCACGGTCAAGGACGGCGTCGTCGCCCACTCCGACCCCTGCGCGGGCGGTGAGGACCCGGACCCGACGCCCGCACCGGGCAACGCCGCCACGGTGTTCTTCTCGACCCACGCGCTGGCCTGGTCGACGGCGAACATCCACTACCGGCCCGCGGGCGGGGCGTGGACCGCGGTACCGGGCATCGGCATGCAGGCCGCCTGTGCCGGCTGGTGGAAGCAGACCCTCGACCTCGGACCGGCCACTTCCCTGAACGCCGCCTTCAACAACGGCAACGGCGTCTGGGACAACAACAACGGCGCCGACTACACCATCGGCACGGGCACCAGCACGGTCCGCGACAACACCGTGACCCCCGGCGCGACCGACCCGTGCGCCGGTGAGGTGCCCGACACCCGGGCGCCGACGGCGCCCACCCGGGTGACGGCGAGCGCGGACGGCGTGTCCGTCGTCCTCACCTGGGAGCCGTCCACCGACGACCGGGGCGTCACCAAGTACCAGGTGACCCGCACCGGCGGCGCGGGCGGCACCGTCGTGAGCGATGTCGCCTCGACCGTCTTCTCCGACGGCGGCCTGGCGGAGCGGACCGCCTACACCTACACGGTGAAGGCGGTGGACGCCGCCGGGAACGTGTCGGCGGCCTCCGCCGCCGCGACGGCGACCACCGGCACCCGGCCCGGCACGCCCGCCGCCGGCAAGCCCCTGGGCACCGACCCCCGCAAGGACCCGATCTACTTCGTCCTGACCGCCCGCTTCAACGACGGCGACACGACGAACAACCGCGGCGGCAACCAGCACACCACCTCGGGCAACGCCGCGAACAACGACCCCATGTTCCGTGGCGACTTCAAGGGTCTCGTCAACAAGCTGGACTACATCAAGGGCCTCGGCTTCTCCGCCGTCTGGATCACACCGGTGGTCCTCAACCGGTCCGACTACGACTACCACGGCTACCACGGCTGGGACTTCTACAAGGTCGATCCCCGCCTGGAGTCCGCCGGCGCCTCCTACCAGGACCTGATCAACGCGGCCCACGCCAAGGGCATGAAGATCTACCAGGACGTCGTGTACAACCACTCCTCCCGCTGGGGCGCCAAGGGCCTGTTCGTGCCCACCGTCTACGGGGTGCGCGACACCCAATGGAGCTGGTACTACGACGAGAAGCAGCCCGGCTTCGAGTACGACGGCCTGACCGTCGACCCGAAGAGCGGCAAGTCGTACTACAACGGCGACCTGTGGTCCACCGCCGAACCGTCCGGGAACACCTGCCTCAACTGGGGCAAGCCGCAGGGAACGTCCCCCGCCGGCCTCACCCTCTACAACTGCCAGTGGCCCAGCCCCACCTCCGGCATGTTCCCCAAGTCGCTCTACCACAACTGCTGGATCGGCAACTGGGAGGGCGAGGACTCCCGTTCCTGCTGGCTGCACGACGACCTCGCGGACCTCCACACCGAGAGCGCCCAGGTCCAGAACTACCTGATCGGCGCCTACAACAAGTACATCGACATGGGTGTCGACGGCTTCCGCGTCGACACGGCCGTCCACATCCCGCGCACCACCTGGAACCGCCGCTTCCTGCCCGCCATCCAGGAACGCGTCACCCGGCAGCACGGCGCAGAGGCCGCGAAGAACTTCTTCGTCTTCGGCGAGGTCGCCGCCTTCGTCAACGACAAGTGGAACCGCGGCTCGGTCAACCACTCCGCCCAGTTCTACACGTGGAAGGAGCGCAAGGAGTACGCGCTCGACGACGCCAAGGCGGCGCTCGAGATGTACGACTACGAGCAGCAGGCCGGCACGGCGAGCCAGCCCACCTCGACCAACGCCTTCCTGGACGGCAACAGCTACCACGCCCCGGACCACAGCAGGTTCTCCGGGATGAACGTCATCGACATGCGCATGCACATGAACTTCGGCGACGCCCACAACGCCTTCCACAACGGCAAGGACTCCGACGACAGCTACAACGACGCCACCTACAACGTCGTCTACGTCGACAGCCACGACTACGGCCCCAACAAGGGCCATGAACGCTACGCCGGCGGCACCGACGCCTGGGCCGAGAACATGTCCCTGATGTGGACCTTCCGCGGCATCCCCACCCTCTACTACGGCTCCGAGATCGAGTTCCAGGCCGGCAAGAAGATCGACTGCGGCCCGTCCTGCCCGCTCGCCACCACCGGCCGCGCCTACTACGGCGACCACGTCGCCGGCGACGTCAGGACCTCCGGCTTCTCCAAGGTCGACTCCGCCACCGGCGCCGTCGCCACCACCCTGGAAAAGCCGCTCGTCAAGCATGTGCAGCGGCTGAACGAGATCCGCAGGGCGATCCCCGCCCTGCAGATGGGCCAGTACTCCACCGAGGGCATCAGCGGTGGCATGGCGTTCAAACGGCGCTACACCAGCGGCGGTACGGACAGCTTCGCACTCGTCACCGTCACCGACGGCGCCGTCTACACCGGCATCCCCAACGGCACCTACACCGATGCGGTTACCGGCGACACCAGGACCGTCACCGACGGCAGGCTCAGCGTCGCCGCGCCCGGAAAGGGCAACCTGCGGGTCTACGTCCTGGGCGGCACCGGCAAGATCGGAACGGCCGGCCCCTACCTGAAGTAG